One window of the Allosaccharopolyspora coralli genome contains the following:
- the mycP gene encoding type VII secretion-associated serine protease mycosin — translation MASSTHSRGRRCLALTAAAGLLALTGPVLPATAQPPAPGQPAESGQPPPQNDAFQPDSGPLSPVGPEYQQQTACMAPNPGGGAIEERPWSQMVLGYEQAHSEELTGEGRKIAVIDTGINPHPFLPPVDDGGSSVPGGGANFDCDGHGTIVAGILAAQPNDGSGFIGVAPDAQLMSLRQSSKLWQTQQDGQTVGDTETMAQAVQHAVDSGANVINISQSSCQAIAQAANPNDPFNGALHTAVKNAYERGVVVVAAAGNVEGACQKNPSGDPTTAVLPAWFDDYVLTVASVNEQGAPSEFTVPGPWVDVAAPGEGLVSLDPGPGGTGLASQIATGQGGELGPIQGTSFAAPYVSGLAALIQERGIEEGQQYSAQQVMERIKKTALSPGGTGGRNDIVGHGMIDPMAALHNVIPAEHGKAPADTGPARLDADVIPQKNWPAIMVALGTTGGGIAALIFTAFLINAVKRVRSRQG, via the coding sequence GCTTCCAGCACACACTCGCGCGGGCGTCGCTGCCTGGCGTTGACGGCGGCGGCCGGGCTGCTGGCCCTGACGGGTCCGGTCCTGCCCGCCACCGCCCAACCCCCGGCACCCGGGCAACCGGCGGAATCCGGGCAACCGCCGCCGCAGAACGACGCGTTCCAGCCGGACAGCGGTCCCCTCAGTCCCGTCGGACCGGAGTATCAGCAGCAGACCGCGTGCATGGCACCCAATCCGGGCGGCGGGGCCATCGAGGAACGGCCGTGGAGCCAGATGGTCCTCGGCTACGAGCAGGCGCACTCCGAGGAGCTGACCGGCGAGGGCCGCAAGATCGCCGTCATCGACACCGGGATCAACCCGCACCCGTTCCTGCCGCCCGTCGACGACGGAGGCAGCAGCGTTCCGGGTGGCGGCGCGAACTTCGACTGCGACGGCCACGGCACCATCGTCGCCGGGATCCTGGCGGCACAGCCGAACGACGGCTCCGGCTTCATCGGGGTGGCACCCGACGCCCAGCTCATGTCGCTGCGACAGTCGTCGAAGCTGTGGCAGACGCAACAGGACGGTCAGACCGTCGGCGACACCGAGACGATGGCGCAAGCCGTGCAGCACGCGGTCGACTCCGGCGCGAACGTGATCAACATTTCGCAGTCCTCGTGCCAGGCGATCGCGCAGGCCGCCAACCCGAACGATCCGTTCAACGGCGCCCTGCACACGGCCGTCAAGAACGCCTACGAGCGCGGCGTCGTGGTGGTCGCGGCCGCGGGCAACGTCGAGGGCGCGTGCCAGAAGAATCCCTCCGGCGACCCCACGACAGCGGTGCTGCCTGCATGGTTCGACGACTACGTCCTCACCGTGGCCTCGGTGAACGAGCAAGGCGCTCCGTCCGAGTTCACGGTGCCGGGCCCGTGGGTCGACGTCGCGGCTCCCGGCGAAGGGCTCGTGTCGCTCGACCCGGGCCCCGGCGGCACCGGGCTCGCGAGTCAGATCGCAACCGGCCAGGGCGGCGAGCTTGGACCCATTCAGGGCACCAGCTTCGCCGCTCCCTACGTCTCCGGCCTCGCGGCCCTGATCCAGGAGCGGGGAATCGAGGAAGGACAGCAGTACTCCGCCCAGCAGGTCATGGAGCGGATCAAGAAGACCGCGTTGAGCCCGGGCGGCACCGGCGGCCGCAACGACATCGTCGGTCACGGCATGATCGACCCGATGGCGGCGCTGCACAACGTGATCCCCGCCGAGCACGGCAAGGCTCCCGCCGACACCGGGCCTGCCCGGCTCGACGCGGACGTCATCCCGCAGAAGAACTGGCCGGCCATCATGGTCGCGCTCGGCACCACCGGCGGCGGCATCGC